A single genomic interval of Streptomyces sp. NBC_00663 harbors:
- a CDS encoding Lrp/AsnC family transcriptional regulator, which produces MLEMESLTLDRLDLQLLSALEVNGRASYSRLGTVLGASDQTVARRFRRLSAEAGLRVVAVRDGYRLGQDQWMMRFRCAPDSAPAISDALAKRPDTNWIGLASGGTEIVCMTRPRSPGDHDELLLGKLPRTPGVVDIRAHQLIHRFYGGPTGWSQKFRALTDEQIAALRPHPEPRPGPVAVDPDDEPLLAVLERDGRAGYPELQRATGRSESAVKRRLAALLASGAVYIDIEYYSEAVGFPRAAALWITAAPGALHSVGQALATHDEVAFASATAGPSNLVVTAVVRDTAALYAYLSGPLGRLEGVQHVEATPFLRRVKQLTYVRP; this is translated from the coding sequence ATGCTGGAGATGGAATCCCTCACGCTCGACCGGCTGGACCTTCAGCTGCTGTCGGCGCTGGAGGTCAACGGCCGGGCCTCCTACAGCCGGCTCGGGACCGTGCTCGGAGCCTCCGACCAGACCGTCGCGCGCCGCTTCCGCCGGCTGAGCGCCGAGGCGGGACTGCGGGTCGTGGCGGTCCGGGACGGCTACCGGCTCGGCCAGGACCAGTGGATGATGCGCTTCCGCTGCGCGCCGGACAGCGCCCCGGCCATCTCGGACGCCCTCGCCAAACGGCCCGACACGAACTGGATCGGCCTCGCCTCCGGAGGCACCGAGATCGTCTGCATGACCCGGCCCCGCAGCCCCGGCGACCACGACGAACTCCTGCTCGGCAAACTGCCCCGCACCCCGGGCGTCGTGGACATCCGCGCCCATCAGCTGATCCACCGCTTCTACGGCGGCCCGACCGGCTGGTCCCAGAAGTTCCGCGCGCTCACGGACGAGCAGATCGCCGCCCTGCGCCCCCACCCCGAGCCCCGACCGGGACCGGTCGCCGTCGACCCGGACGACGAACCCCTCCTCGCCGTCCTCGAACGCGACGGACGGGCCGGCTACCCCGAACTCCAGCGCGCCACCGGCCGCTCCGAGTCGGCGGTCAAACGCCGCCTGGCCGCGCTGCTCGCCTCCGGAGCCGTCTACATCGACATCGAGTACTACTCCGAGGCCGTCGGCTTCCCCCGCGCCGCCGCCCTGTGGATCACCGCCGCCCCCGGCGCCCTGCACTCCGTGGGCCAGGCCCTGGCCACCCACGACGAGGTCGCCTTCGCCAGCGCCACGGCCGGCCCCTCCAACCTCGTCGTCACCGCCGTCGTCCGCGACACGGCGGCCCTCTACGCCTACCTCAGCGGCCCCCTCGGCCGACTGGAGGGAGTCCAACACGTGGAGGCGACACCGTTCCTGCGCCGCGTGAAGCAGCTGACGTACGTCCGGCCC
- a CDS encoding MFS transporter produces MRAWGPLTAACLATFMLLLDVTIAIVALPDMAAALNASLSDLQWVMDAYALALAALLLGVGAAADVLGRRRVHVAGVVVFAGASLLCGLASGPAMLVGARALQGVGAAATLATALPLLASVYQGRQMSVALGVWGATGGAAAAVGPVLGGLLTDGPGWRWIFYVNLPVSVVAVWLTLRAVPESRGRAGRRIDWAGTVTFAAFASGVTYGAVRAGSHGWGATGTLASFAGAALALVCFLVVERRVADPLIDPRLFLKPAFSGVMAGAFTFNAAAFGVMAYTSIWLQTVLGMSPVRGGLVFLWLSLAAFVVAAAGGRLLHGVPARFTVGGGLLLIGAGQFCMAFLDAGSTSTALIAGLVLVGVGTGLVAPSVAGAALATVERERSGMASGAVNAFRQFGYALGLAFFGTVLTSRMADSLPRDAAHALAGGGAGALRGSFPEHTLRDAFASGLNTAAMAAGLVAVTGGALVLALLRTPGTARVGVTDPGATTLTEETATQRN; encoded by the coding sequence ATGCGTGCTTGGGGGCCGCTGACCGCGGCGTGTCTGGCCACGTTCATGCTGCTGCTGGACGTGACCATCGCGATCGTCGCGCTGCCGGACATGGCGGCGGCGCTGAACGCGTCGCTGAGCGATCTGCAATGGGTGATGGACGCCTACGCGCTGGCGCTGGCCGCGCTGCTGCTGGGGGTGGGCGCCGCCGCGGACGTGCTCGGGCGACGGCGGGTGCATGTGGCGGGGGTCGTGGTGTTCGCCGGGGCCTCGCTGCTGTGCGGCCTGGCGTCCGGCCCGGCGATGCTGGTCGGGGCGCGGGCACTTCAGGGCGTCGGCGCGGCGGCGACGCTCGCCACGGCGCTGCCGCTGCTGGCGTCGGTCTACCAGGGGCGGCAGATGTCGGTGGCGCTCGGGGTGTGGGGCGCGACCGGCGGCGCGGCGGCCGCGGTGGGTCCGGTACTGGGCGGGCTGCTGACGGACGGTCCCGGTTGGCGGTGGATCTTCTACGTCAACCTGCCGGTGAGCGTGGTCGCGGTGTGGCTGACGCTACGGGCGGTGCCGGAGTCGCGGGGGCGGGCCGGACGCCGGATCGACTGGGCGGGGACCGTGACGTTCGCGGCCTTCGCGAGCGGCGTGACGTACGGAGCGGTGCGGGCCGGGTCGCACGGCTGGGGTGCGACGGGCACCCTCGCCTCCTTCGCGGGCGCGGCCCTCGCGCTGGTCTGCTTCCTGGTCGTGGAGCGGCGGGTCGCCGATCCGCTGATCGATCCGCGGCTGTTCCTGAAGCCCGCGTTCTCCGGGGTGATGGCGGGCGCGTTCACCTTCAACGCGGCGGCGTTCGGGGTCATGGCGTACACCTCGATCTGGTTGCAGACCGTGCTGGGGATGTCTCCGGTGCGCGGCGGGCTTGTGTTCCTGTGGCTGTCGCTGGCCGCGTTCGTGGTGGCGGCGGCCGGGGGACGGCTGCTGCACGGGGTGCCGGCCCGGTTCACCGTCGGGGGCGGGCTGCTGCTGATCGGCGCCGGACAGTTCTGCATGGCGTTCCTGGACGCCGGTTCGACGTCGACGGCGCTCATCGCGGGGCTGGTGCTGGTGGGGGTGGGTACGGGCCTGGTGGCGCCCTCGGTCGCGGGGGCCGCGCTGGCCACGGTGGAACGGGAGCGCTCGGGCATGGCCAGCGGCGCGGTCAACGCCTTCCGGCAGTTCGGGTACGCGCTCGGCCTCGCCTTCTTCGGCACGGTGCTGACCTCCCGTATGGCGGACTCGCTGCCGCGCGACGCGGCTCACGCGCTGGCGGGCGGCGGGGCGGGGGCGCTGCGTGGCTCCTTCCCCGAGCACACGTTGCGGGACGCGTTCGCCTCGGGGCTGAACACCGCGGCGATGGCGGCCGGCCTGGTGGCGGTGACCGGCGGTGCGCTGGTCCTCGCGCTGCTCAGGACGCCCGGCACGGCGCGGGTGGGTGTGACGGATCCGGGCGCGACGACGCTGACAGAGGAGACGGCAACGCAGCGGAACTGA
- a CDS encoding AMP-dependent synthetase/ligase, producing the protein MREFTNPPLALAPPVGGLADVVFDHAQEDPLCVALGRKDESGQWRDVTSAEFRDEVLALAKGLLARGIRFGDRVAIVSRTRYEWTLFDFALWTIGAQVVPVYPTSSAEQCFWMLYDAECTAAIVEHEDHAMTIATVIDRLPQLRELWQLDAGCVQELYDAGAHLDDDVVHRHRQAVTPDSVATIIYTSGTTGRPKGCVISHGNFMYEADTVIRRWEPVFHSKKGDEAATLLFLPLAHVFGRMVQVAAIRGKVRFGHQPQMNAAALMPDLAAFKPTFFLGVPYIFEKVFNASRRKAEKEGKAGAFEKAVDIAVKYADAMEAKAWGIGPGPSAGLRVQHQLFDKLVYSKMRAAMGGRIKQAMTGGSAMDRRLGLFFAGAGVHIYEGYGLTESTAAATANPPERTRYGTVGQPIPGMTVHIADDGEIWLHGDNVFQGYLNNQKATDATLHDGWLATGDLGSLDEDGYLTITGRKKEILVTSGGKSVSPAQLEERVRDHPLVSQCIVVGNDRPYIAALVTLDQEAVEHWLAMRGKPQLTAAELVRDADLETEVRRAVVAANTLVSQAESIRTFRILAQPFTEEHGLLTPSLKLKRKAIENAYVGEVEALYRA; encoded by the coding sequence TTGCGCGAGTTCACCAACCCTCCGTTGGCGTTGGCACCCCCGGTGGGCGGATTGGCCGACGTGGTGTTCGACCATGCCCAGGAGGACCCGCTGTGCGTGGCGCTGGGCCGCAAGGACGAGTCCGGACAGTGGCGGGATGTGACCTCGGCCGAGTTCCGCGACGAGGTGCTCGCCCTCGCCAAGGGACTGCTCGCCCGCGGCATCCGGTTCGGTGACCGGGTCGCGATCGTCTCCCGCACCCGCTACGAGTGGACCCTCTTCGACTTCGCCCTGTGGACGATCGGCGCCCAGGTGGTGCCGGTCTACCCCACCTCGTCGGCGGAGCAGTGTTTCTGGATGCTCTACGACGCCGAGTGCACGGCCGCGATCGTGGAGCACGAGGACCACGCGATGACCATCGCCACCGTCATCGACCGGCTGCCGCAACTGCGTGAGCTGTGGCAACTGGACGCGGGCTGTGTGCAGGAGCTCTACGACGCCGGCGCGCACCTCGACGACGACGTGGTGCACCGGCACCGGCAGGCGGTCACCCCCGACTCGGTCGCCACCATCATCTACACCTCCGGCACCACCGGCCGCCCCAAGGGCTGTGTCATCTCGCACGGCAACTTCATGTACGAGGCGGACACCGTCATCCGGCGCTGGGAGCCGGTGTTCCACTCCAAGAAGGGCGACGAGGCGGCGACCCTGCTCTTCCTGCCGCTCGCGCATGTCTTCGGGCGGATGGTGCAGGTCGCCGCGATCCGGGGCAAGGTCCGCTTCGGGCACCAGCCGCAGATGAACGCCGCCGCCCTGATGCCCGACCTCGCCGCGTTCAAGCCGACGTTCTTCCTCGGGGTGCCGTACATCTTCGAGAAGGTGTTCAACGCCTCGCGCCGCAAGGCGGAGAAGGAGGGCAAGGCGGGCGCCTTCGAGAAGGCCGTCGACATCGCGGTGAAGTACGCGGACGCCATGGAGGCGAAGGCCTGGGGCATCGGGCCCGGCCCTTCGGCGGGTCTACGCGTGCAGCACCAGCTCTTCGACAAGCTCGTCTACTCCAAGATGAGGGCCGCGATGGGCGGCCGCATCAAGCAGGCGATGACGGGCGGTTCGGCCATGGACCGCCGGCTCGGCCTGTTCTTCGCCGGCGCGGGCGTGCACATCTACGAGGGGTACGGCCTCACCGAGTCGACGGCCGCCGCCACCGCCAACCCGCCCGAGCGCACCCGCTACGGCACGGTCGGCCAGCCCATCCCGGGCATGACCGTGCACATCGCGGACGACGGCGAGATCTGGCTGCACGGTGACAACGTCTTCCAGGGCTATCTCAACAACCAGAAGGCCACCGACGCGACCCTGCACGACGGCTGGCTCGCCACCGGCGACCTGGGCTCCCTCGACGAGGACGGCTACCTCACCATCACCGGCCGCAAGAAGGAGATCCTGGTGACCTCCGGCGGCAAGAGCGTCTCCCCCGCCCAGTTGGAGGAGCGCGTCCGGGACCATCCGCTGGTCTCCCAGTGCATCGTCGTCGGCAACGACCGCCCCTACATCGCCGCCCTGGTCACCCTCGACCAGGAGGCCGTCGAGCACTGGCTGGCGATGCGCGGCAAACCGCAGCTGACGGCGGCCGAACTGGTCCGGGACGCCGACCTGGAGACAGAGGTGCGACGAGCCGTGGTCGCCGCCAACACCCTGGTCTCGCAGGCCGAGTCGATCCGCACGTTCCGCATCCTGGCGCAGCCGTTCACCGAGGAGCACGGGCTGCTCACGCCGTCGCTGAAGCTGAAGCGCAAGGCGATCGAGAACGCGTACGTGGGCGAGGTCGAGGCGTTGTACAGGGCCTGA
- a CDS encoding aldo/keto reductase, with protein MSSKVPPIILNNGVEMPQLGFGVWQVPDDEAQQAVATALEAGYRSIDTAAIYGNEEGTGKAITSSGIRREDVFVTTKLWNGDQGYDSTLRAFDTSLEKLGLDYVDLYLIHWPLPARDKYVDTYKAFEKLHADGRVRAIGVSNFYPEHLERLIAETSVIPAVNQIELHPHLQQHAGRAFHAEQGIATEAWSPLGQGKGLLEVPAIVAIAQKHGRTPAQVVLRWHLQLGNVVIPKSVTPSRIKENIEVFDFSLDTEDLAAISALNEDRRIGPDPATFDIG; from the coding sequence GTGAGCAGCAAGGTCCCCCCGATCATCCTGAACAACGGCGTCGAGATGCCCCAGCTGGGCTTCGGCGTCTGGCAGGTGCCGGACGACGAGGCGCAGCAGGCGGTCGCGACCGCCCTGGAGGCCGGGTACCGCAGCATCGACACAGCGGCGATCTACGGCAACGAAGAGGGCACCGGCAAGGCCATCACCTCCTCCGGCATCCGCCGCGAGGACGTTTTCGTCACCACCAAGCTGTGGAACGGCGACCAGGGGTACGACTCCACCCTGCGCGCGTTCGACACCTCCCTGGAGAAGCTCGGCCTGGACTACGTGGACCTGTACCTGATCCACTGGCCGCTGCCGGCCCGGGACAAGTACGTCGACACGTACAAGGCGTTCGAGAAGCTGCACGCCGACGGCCGCGTCCGGGCGATCGGCGTCTCCAACTTCTACCCGGAGCACCTTGAGCGGCTCATCGCCGAGACCTCGGTCATCCCGGCGGTCAACCAGATCGAGCTGCACCCGCATCTCCAGCAGCACGCGGGCCGCGCGTTCCACGCGGAGCAGGGCATCGCCACCGAGGCCTGGTCCCCGCTGGGCCAGGGCAAGGGCCTGCTGGAGGTCCCGGCGATCGTCGCCATCGCCCAGAAGCACGGCCGCACCCCGGCCCAGGTGGTGCTGCGCTGGCACCTCCAGCTCGGCAACGTGGTGATCCCGAAGTCCGTGACCCCGTCCCGGATCAAGGAGAACATCGAGGTCTTCGACTTCAGCCTGGACACCGAGGACCTGGCCGCGATCAGCGCCCTCAACGAGGACCGTCGTATCGGCCCGGACCCGGCGACCTTCGACATCGGCTGA
- a CDS encoding DMT family transporter produces MARTDTETDTTRGRQPLTVRLPGGPRAGQTVGAVVLSLSPVCIELSGADAGTASLYRCLLCVPVLVLLSLPEYRREGPPPRRQLLYGVAGGALFAGDMLLWSRAITEVGAGLSTVLVNVQVVLVPLLAWAVDRERVPRRFLGWLPVLCVGVVLTGGLFEQGASGSDPASGTVHAVLAALSYSGFLFLLRRGGFEGHVVTTYTVVVVAATVFSALGGWAWGALDLTPSATALGWLAVAAVSSGMIGWLLVALNSPHLPSHIGAVLLLLTPVGALILGAVVLGERPTVAQWGGCALILVSAYATVTSRSRT; encoded by the coding sequence ATGGCACGCACCGACACCGAGACCGACACCACCCGGGGTCGACAGCCGCTCACGGTCCGCCTCCCCGGCGGCCCGCGCGCCGGGCAGACGGTCGGTGCGGTGGTGCTGTCGCTGTCGCCGGTCTGCATCGAACTGTCCGGCGCGGACGCCGGTACGGCCTCCCTGTACCGCTGTCTGCTCTGCGTCCCGGTGCTGGTGCTGCTGTCCCTGCCGGAGTATCGCCGCGAGGGTCCACCGCCCCGGCGTCAGCTGCTGTACGGCGTCGCCGGCGGGGCGCTGTTCGCGGGGGACATGCTGCTGTGGTCGCGGGCCATCACCGAGGTGGGCGCGGGGCTGTCGACCGTGCTGGTCAATGTGCAGGTCGTGCTGGTGCCGCTGCTGGCGTGGGCGGTGGACCGTGAGCGGGTGCCGCGCCGCTTCCTGGGGTGGCTGCCGGTGCTGTGCGTCGGCGTGGTGCTCACCGGCGGGCTGTTCGAGCAGGGCGCGAGCGGCAGCGACCCGGCGTCGGGCACCGTCCACGCCGTGCTCGCCGCCCTGAGCTACTCGGGCTTTCTGTTCCTGCTGCGCCGCGGCGGCTTCGAGGGCCATGTGGTGACGACGTACACCGTCGTCGTGGTGGCCGCCACCGTCTTCTCCGCCCTCGGCGGCTGGGCCTGGGGCGCCCTCGACCTCACCCCGTCCGCCACCGCCCTGGGCTGGCTCGCGGTGGCGGCGGTCAGCAGCGGCATGATCGGCTGGCTGCTGGTCGCCCTCAACTCCCCGCATCTGCCGAGCCACATCGGCGCCGTCCTGCTGCTGCTCACACCGGTCGGTGCGCTGATCCTGGGCGCGGTGGTGCTGGGGGAGCGGCCGACCGTCGCGCAGTGGGGCGGGTGCGCGCTGATCCTGGTCAGCGCGTACGCCACCGTGACGAGCCGTAGCCGGACCTGA
- a CDS encoding SDR family oxidoreductase — MTDSPVALITGGGSGIGAAVARQLLDAGHRVTVTGRGEERLRGFAEELGNPEGLLTLVGDAADYASVRSAVERTLKEFGRLDTVVSNAGTATHDSVADGDPAGWTEMVLTNVLGPALLIRASVDALKETRGRIVLVGSVAGFVPTPGNIYGATKWAVTGLAENTRRQVTEWGIGVTLIAPGRVETPFWDSYGSLPPGHLLTADQLADSVVWAIRQPEGVDVNTVVVRPIGQPN; from the coding sequence ATGACCGATTCTCCGGTCGCGCTCATCACCGGCGGCGGCAGCGGCATCGGTGCCGCCGTCGCACGGCAACTGCTCGACGCCGGGCACCGGGTGACCGTCACCGGCCGTGGCGAGGAGCGGCTGCGTGGCTTCGCCGAGGAACTCGGCAACCCCGAGGGCCTGTTGACGCTCGTCGGCGACGCCGCCGACTACGCGAGTGTGCGGTCGGCGGTCGAGCGCACCCTCAAGGAGTTCGGCCGGCTGGACACCGTGGTCTCCAACGCCGGTACGGCCACCCATGATTCGGTCGCCGACGGGGACCCGGCCGGCTGGACCGAGATGGTGCTGACGAACGTCCTCGGCCCGGCGCTGCTGATCCGTGCCTCCGTCGACGCCCTCAAGGAGACCCGGGGGCGGATCGTCCTGGTCGGCAGCGTCGCCGGGTTCGTGCCCACGCCCGGCAACATCTACGGGGCGACCAAGTGGGCGGTCACCGGCCTCGCCGAGAACACCCGTCGGCAGGTCACCGAGTGGGGCATCGGCGTCACCCTGATCGCGCCCGGCCGGGTGGAGACCCCGTTCTGGGACAGCTACGGCAGCCTCCCGCCCGGCCATCTCCTCACCGCCGACCAACTCGCCGACTCCGTCGTGTGGGCCATCAGGCAGCCCGAGGGAGTCGACGTCAACACGGTCGTCGTACGGCCGATCGGGCAGCCCAACTGA
- a CDS encoding class I SAM-dependent methyltransferase: MAHDHHQHEHGHGHEHAHHDHTDIDWAELAPMLEDQAELYTPLYERAMAWLAKPQTEPGLVVDAGSGPGVVSCLLADTFPGARVVAVDGSEPLLERASERAGRLGVADRFGTLVGELPDALDELEYPADLLWASWSLHHLGDQKAALAAFAARLAPGGTLALLEGSLPTRYLPRDFGIGRPGLQARLDAVHEEWFGEMRAALPGSVDEIEDWPTLMTSVGLKPTGTRSFLLDVPAPTADRARRCAVTAFTRMRDVLGERLDADDRATLDRLVDPDDRAGLHHRPDLFVLAARTVHTAVRPV, encoded by the coding sequence ATGGCGCACGACCACCATCAGCATGAGCACGGACACGGGCACGAGCACGCTCACCATGACCACACCGACATCGACTGGGCCGAGCTGGCCCCGATGCTGGAGGACCAGGCCGAGCTGTACACGCCCCTGTACGAGCGGGCCATGGCGTGGCTCGCGAAACCGCAGACCGAGCCGGGGCTGGTCGTCGACGCGGGCAGCGGGCCAGGTGTCGTCTCCTGTCTGCTCGCCGACACCTTTCCCGGCGCCCGGGTCGTCGCCGTCGACGGCTCCGAGCCGCTCCTGGAACGGGCCAGCGAGCGCGCCGGGCGGCTCGGCGTCGCCGACCGGTTCGGCACCCTCGTGGGTGAACTGCCCGACGCACTCGACGAGTTGGAATATCCGGCCGACCTGCTGTGGGCGAGCTGGAGCCTGCACCACCTCGGTGACCAGAAGGCGGCCCTGGCCGCGTTCGCCGCGCGGCTCGCGCCCGGCGGCACGCTGGCCCTGCTGGAGGGCAGCCTGCCCACCCGCTATCTGCCGCGCGACTTCGGCATCGGCCGCCCGGGGCTCCAGGCCCGGCTCGACGCGGTGCACGAGGAGTGGTTCGGCGAGATGCGGGCCGCGCTGCCCGGCTCGGTCGACGAGATCGAGGACTGGCCGACGCTGATGACGTCCGTGGGGCTGAAGCCCACCGGCACCCGCAGTTTCCTGCTGGACGTGCCCGCCCCGACCGCCGACCGGGCCCGCCGGTGTGCCGTCACCGCCTTCACCCGGATGCGGGACGTCCTCGGCGAGCGCCTCGACGCCGACGACCGCGCCACCCTCGACCGGCTCGTCGACCCCGACGACAGGGCCGGCCTTCACCACCGCCCCGACCTGTTCGTCCTCGCGGCCCGCACGGTCCACACGGCGGTCCGCCCGGTCTGA
- a CDS encoding phytanoyl-CoA dioxygenase family protein: MDDETVERFLQDGFVKIEGAFPPRVAEHCARLLWRETGYAAEDPATWKDPVVWVADMAQGPFAAAVNSPVLHEAFDTLAGKDRWQSRYSLGSFPLRFPHEEEPDDAGWHIEASYVPEGAELPHTNLRSRDRALLMLFLFSEITEADAPTRIRVGSHLDVPRVLAPYGEQGADFLTLGPQVAEASAHRPLAHATGVPGDVYLCHPFLVHAAQPHHGTRPRFMAQPPLMSATPHELERKDADYSPVERAIRRGLSGED, translated from the coding sequence ATGGACGACGAGACGGTGGAGCGGTTCCTCCAGGACGGGTTCGTGAAGATCGAGGGCGCCTTCCCGCCCCGCGTCGCCGAGCACTGCGCGCGCCTGCTGTGGCGGGAGACGGGGTACGCCGCCGAGGACCCGGCGACCTGGAAGGACCCGGTGGTGTGGGTCGCCGACATGGCCCAGGGCCCGTTCGCGGCGGCGGTCAACTCACCTGTGCTGCATGAGGCGTTCGACACCCTGGCCGGCAAGGACCGCTGGCAGTCCCGCTACTCGCTGGGCAGCTTCCCCCTCCGCTTCCCGCACGAGGAGGAACCGGACGACGCGGGCTGGCACATCGAGGCGAGCTACGTCCCCGAAGGCGCCGAGCTTCCCCACACCAACCTGCGCTCGCGTGACCGCGCCCTGCTGATGCTGTTCCTGTTCTCAGAGATCACCGAGGCCGACGCCCCGACCCGCATCAGGGTCGGCTCGCATCTGGACGTACCGCGGGTGCTGGCACCGTACGGCGAGCAGGGCGCCGACTTCCTGACCCTCGGCCCGCAGGTGGCGGAGGCCTCCGCGCACCGCCCGCTGGCCCACGCCACCGGCGTCCCCGGCGACGTCTACCTCTGCCACCCCTTCCTGGTCCACGCGGCCCAACCCCACCACGGCACCCGCCCCCGCTTCATGGCACAACCCCCGCTGATGTCGGCGACGCCCCACGAGCTGGAGCGCAAGGACGCCGACTACTCACCGGTGGAACGCGCGATCCGCCGAGGTCTGTCAGGGGAGGACTGA
- a CDS encoding glycoside hydrolase family 6 protein, giving the protein MSRTRTALLAALALVAGASGTALAVVPGDVGISAIPCTVDYKVQNDWGTGFTANVTITNNSAAKSSWAVKWSYAGNQKVTSGWNAKVTQSGTAVTAANESYNGTLATGGSTSFGFQGTYSGTNAIPATFTLDGVTCNVDGGTGPTDPPGPTDPGTGTKVDNPYSGAKVYVNPEWSANAAAEPGGSRIANQPTGVWLDRVAAINGAGGKMGLRAHLDEALKQKGSGELAVQLVIYDLPGRDCAALASNGEFGPTDIDKYKTQYIDPIAAILADSKYASLRIVTTVELDSLPNLVTNVSPRNTATPNCDTMKANGNYIKGVGYALNKLGDVPNVYNYVDAGHHGWLGWDDNFSTTVQTIKQAATAEGATVNDVHGFITNTANYSALKEPYYTINDSVNGTSVRESKWVDWNRYVDELSYAQAFRQEAVSQGFPSGVGMLIDTSRNGWGGSARPTGPGAKTDVNTYVDGSRIDRRLNTGNWCNQSGAGLGERPQASPAAGIDAYVWIKPPGESDGASSAIPNDEGKGFDQMCDPTYTGNPRNNNHMSGALPNAPLSGHWFSAQFQQLMQNAYPPLP; this is encoded by the coding sequence ATGAGTCGTACGAGAACCGCGCTCCTCGCTGCCCTGGCGCTGGTCGCCGGGGCCTCCGGGACGGCCCTCGCCGTGGTCCCCGGAGATGTCGGCATCTCCGCCATTCCCTGCACCGTCGACTACAAGGTGCAGAACGACTGGGGCACCGGCTTCACCGCCAACGTGACGATCACCAACAACAGCGCCGCCAAGAGCAGTTGGGCGGTCAAGTGGTCGTACGCCGGGAACCAGAAGGTCACCAGCGGCTGGAACGCGAAGGTCACCCAGAGCGGGACGGCCGTCACCGCCGCCAACGAGAGCTACAACGGCACGCTCGCCACCGGCGGTTCGACCAGCTTCGGCTTCCAGGGCACCTACAGCGGCACCAACGCGATTCCGGCCACGTTCACCCTCGACGGCGTGACCTGCAACGTCGACGGCGGCACCGGTCCGACGGATCCGCCCGGCCCGACCGACCCCGGGACCGGCACCAAGGTCGACAACCCGTACAGCGGCGCCAAGGTGTACGTGAACCCGGAGTGGTCCGCCAATGCCGCCGCCGAGCCGGGCGGCAGCCGCATCGCAAACCAGCCCACCGGTGTGTGGCTGGACCGGGTCGCCGCGATCAACGGCGCCGGCGGGAAGATGGGCCTGCGGGCGCACCTCGACGAGGCCCTGAAGCAGAAGGGCAGCGGCGAGCTCGCCGTCCAGCTGGTGATCTACGACCTGCCGGGCCGCGACTGTGCCGCGCTCGCCTCCAACGGTGAGTTCGGTCCGACGGACATCGACAAGTACAAGACGCAGTACATCGACCCGATCGCCGCGATCCTCGCCGATTCCAAGTACGCCTCGCTGCGGATCGTCACCACGGTCGAGCTCGACTCCCTGCCGAACCTCGTCACCAACGTCTCGCCCCGGAACACCGCCACCCCCAACTGCGACACGATGAAGGCCAACGGCAACTACATCAAGGGTGTCGGCTACGCGCTGAACAAGCTCGGTGACGTCCCCAACGTCTACAACTACGTGGACGCCGGGCACCACGGCTGGCTCGGCTGGGACGACAACTTCTCGACGACCGTCCAGACGATCAAGCAGGCGGCGACAGCCGAGGGCGCCACGGTGAACGACGTCCACGGCTTCATCACCAACACCGCCAACTACAGCGCGTTGAAGGAGCCGTACTACACCATCAACGACTCCGTGAACGGCACGTCGGTGCGCGAGTCGAAGTGGGTCGACTGGAACCGGTACGTCGACGAGCTCTCCTACGCCCAGGCCTTCCGCCAGGAGGCCGTGAGCCAGGGCTTCCCCTCGGGCGTCGGCATGCTCATCGACACCTCCCGCAACGGCTGGGGCGGCAGCGCCCGGCCGACCGGTCCCGGCGCCAAGACCGATGTGAACACCTACGTCGACGGCAGCCGTATCGACCGGCGCCTCAACACCGGCAACTGGTGCAACCAGTCCGGCGCCGGCCTCGGCGAGCGTCCGCAGGCCAGCCCGGCGGCCGGGATCGACGCCTACGTCTGGATCAAGCCGCCGGGGGAGTCCGACGGTGCGAGCTCGGCCATCCCGAACGACGAGGGCAAGGGCTTCGACCAAATGTGCGACCCGACCTACACCGGCAACCCGCGCAACAACAACCACATGTCCGGAGCTCTGCCGAACGCGCCGCTGTCCGGCCACTGGTTCTCCGCGCAGTTCCAGCAGCTGATGCAGAACGCGTACCCGCCGTTGCCGTAA